The following are encoded together in the Mumia sp. Pv4-285 genome:
- a CDS encoding biotin-dependent carboxyltransferase family protein, with amino-acid sequence MTALEVVGSGPLALVQDGGRPGWSAIGVGRSGAADRASYRLANRLLANPEGAAAIEVLLGGFEAVARDGDLWVAVTGAPASLTVGSRAADPYAAVALRQGERLRLGTPSAGLRSYVAVRGGVDVPPVLGSRSRDVLAEIGPAPLAAGDRLPVGPTPTAYPHVDAVPATAYDDEVLLRVVRGPRDDWVADADALVSTTWHASANSDRVGMRLDGAAMSLADPRRQLPSEGACRGAIQVPPSGEPVVLLADHPVTGGYPVVGVVVDADVDRAAQVRPGQPLRLRWA; translated from the coding sequence GTGACGGCGCTCGAGGTGGTGGGCAGTGGCCCGCTCGCGCTCGTGCAGGACGGCGGCCGGCCGGGGTGGTCGGCGATCGGGGTGGGCCGGTCCGGCGCGGCCGACCGGGCGTCGTACCGGCTGGCGAACCGACTGCTCGCCAACCCCGAGGGTGCCGCCGCGATCGAGGTGCTGCTCGGCGGGTTCGAGGCGGTCGCGCGCGACGGCGACCTGTGGGTCGCCGTCACCGGCGCACCCGCGTCCCTGACCGTCGGGTCGCGCGCCGCGGACCCGTATGCCGCGGTCGCGCTGCGCCAGGGCGAGCGGCTGCGACTGGGGACTCCGTCAGCGGGGCTGCGGTCGTACGTCGCCGTCAGGGGCGGTGTCGACGTGCCGCCGGTGCTCGGCTCGCGGAGCCGAGACGTGCTCGCCGAGATCGGTCCGGCGCCGCTCGCCGCGGGCGACCGGCTCCCCGTCGGGCCGACACCCACCGCCTACCCGCACGTCGACGCGGTGCCCGCGACGGCCTACGACGACGAGGTCCTGCTGCGGGTGGTGAGAGGCCCCCGCGACGACTGGGTCGCCGACGCGGACGCGCTCGTGTCGACGACCTGGCACGCCTCCGCGAACAGCGACCGCGTCGGGATGCGGCTCGACGGTGCGGCGATGTCCCTCGCGGACCCTCGCCGTCAGCTCCCGTCCGAGGGGGCGTGCCGCGGTGCGATCCAGGTGCCGCCGAGCGGGGAGCCGGTCGTGCTGCTCGCCGACCATCCCGTCACGGGCGGCTATCCGGTGGTCGGCGTCGTCGTGGACGCCGACGTCGACCGCGCGGCACAGGTACGCCCCGGCCAGCCGCTGCGCCTGCGGTGGGCGTGA
- a CDS encoding acetyl-CoA C-acetyltransferase produces the protein MSRQSVIVAGARTPIGRLLGGLKSQSASDLGGVAIKGALERAGITGDQVEYVIMGQVLGAGAGQVPARQAAYKGGIPLDVPAITINKVCLSGLNAIATADQLIRAGEYDVVVAGGQESMTQAPHLLKGSREGYKYGAQTILDHMEYDGLWDALTDQAMGKLTESRNGEVDALSREDQDAFGARSHQLAAAAQKNGVFDDEIVPVEIAGRRETVTVSTDEGVRGDTTAETLGKLRPAFAKEGTITAGTASQISDGACAVVVMAKEKAEELGLTWIAEIGAAGYVAGPDSSLQMQPANAIVKACEKEGIAPSDLDLVEINEAFAAVGIASQRELGIDEDKVNVNGGAISLGHPIGMSGARVVLHLALELARRGGGTGAAALCGGGGQGDALIIRVPQR, from the coding sequence ATGTCTCGTCAGTCCGTCATCGTGGCCGGTGCCCGCACCCCGATCGGCCGACTCCTCGGTGGTCTCAAGTCGCAGTCCGCATCGGACCTGGGCGGCGTCGCGATCAAGGGTGCGCTCGAGAGGGCCGGCATCACCGGCGACCAGGTCGAGTACGTCATCATGGGCCAGGTCCTCGGCGCCGGCGCCGGTCAGGTGCCCGCCCGCCAGGCCGCGTACAAGGGCGGCATCCCGCTCGACGTCCCGGCGATCACCATCAACAAGGTCTGTCTGTCCGGTCTCAACGCGATCGCGACGGCCGACCAGCTGATCCGCGCCGGCGAGTACGACGTCGTCGTCGCCGGCGGGCAGGAGTCGATGACCCAGGCGCCGCACCTCCTGAAGGGATCGCGCGAGGGATACAAGTACGGCGCACAGACGATCCTCGACCACATGGAGTACGACGGCCTCTGGGACGCGCTCACCGACCAGGCGATGGGCAAGCTCACCGAGTCGCGCAACGGCGAGGTCGACGCGCTCTCCCGCGAGGACCAGGACGCGTTCGGCGCCCGCTCGCACCAGCTCGCCGCCGCGGCGCAGAAGAACGGCGTCTTCGACGACGAGATCGTGCCGGTCGAGATCGCCGGACGTCGCGAGACCGTCACCGTGTCCACCGACGAGGGCGTCCGTGGCGACACCACCGCCGAGACCCTCGGCAAGCTGCGTCCCGCCTTCGCGAAGGAAGGCACCATCACCGCCGGCACCGCGTCCCAGATCTCCGACGGCGCCTGCGCGGTCGTCGTCATGGCCAAGGAGAAGGCCGAGGAGCTGGGCCTCACCTGGATCGCCGAGATCGGTGCTGCCGGCTACGTCGCCGGGCCTGACTCCTCGCTGCAGATGCAGCCGGCCAACGCGATCGTCAAGGCCTGCGAGAAGGAAGGCATCGCACCCTCCGACCTCGACCTGGTCGAGATCAACGAGGCGTTCGCCGCCGTCGGCATCGCCAGCCAGCGTGAGCTCGGCATCGATGAGGACAAGGTCAACGTCAACGGCGGCGCGATCTCGCTCGGTCACCCGATCGGCATGAGTGGAGCCCGTGTCGTGCTGCACCTGGCGCTCGAGCTCGCCCGGCGCGGTGGCGGCACCGGCGCAGCCGCGCTCTGCGGTGGCGGCGGCCAGGGCGACGCGCTGATCATCCGCGTCCCGCAGCGCTGA
- a CDS encoding 5-oxoprolinase subunit B family protein translates to MRVRPYGDRALIVDLDDAGSVVTWAEAVRAASLGGVADVVPAARTVLVVSEDGADVAALATSLRGIEPATAGPGAPTADADEIVVRVRYDGPDLAEVADLTGLGVRGVVAAHTGRPWRVGFGGFAPGFAYLVGGDPRLEVPRRPQARTTVPAGAVGLAGEYSGIYPRTSPGGWQLIGTTDAVLWDLERDPPALLRPGAVVRFVEEQSLEEG, encoded by the coding sequence GTGAGGGTCCGGCCCTACGGCGACCGCGCGCTGATCGTGGACCTGGACGACGCCGGGTCGGTGGTGACGTGGGCCGAGGCGGTGCGAGCGGCGTCGCTGGGGGGTGTGGCGGACGTCGTCCCGGCGGCGCGGACGGTCCTCGTCGTGTCCGAGGACGGGGCGGACGTGGCCGCACTCGCGACGTCTCTCCGTGGCATCGAGCCCGCGACGGCTGGACCGGGCGCGCCGACGGCGGACGCCGACGAGATCGTGGTGCGCGTCCGTTACGACGGTCCCGACCTCGCCGAGGTCGCCGACCTCACCGGTCTGGGCGTCCGCGGGGTGGTCGCTGCGCACACGGGCCGGCCGTGGCGGGTCGGCTTCGGGGGGTTCGCGCCGGGATTCGCCTACCTCGTCGGAGGCGACCCGCGCCTGGAGGTGCCGCGTCGCCCTCAGGCTCGTACGACCGTGCCGGCGGGTGCGGTCGGGCTCGCGGGGGAGTACTCGGGGATCTACCCGCGCACCTCACCGGGCGGCTGGCAGCTGATCGGGACGACCGACGCGGTGCTCTGGGACCTCGAACGCGACCCGCCCGCGCTGCTGCGACCGGGCGCCGTGGTCCGGTTCGTGGAGGAGCAGAGCTTGGAGGAAGGGTGA
- the ccrA gene encoding crotonyl-CoA carboxylase/reductase yields the protein MQHILDAIMAGDTSSEDFANIAIPETYRGVTVHKDETDMFEGLATRDKDPRKSLHLDDVPVPELAPGEALVAVMASSINYNTVWTSIFEPVSTFGFLERYGRLSEYTKRHDLPYHVVGSDLAGVVLRTGPGVNAWKAGQEVVAHCLSVELESPDGHNDTMMDPEQRIWGFETNFGGLAELAIVKANQLMPKPDHLSWEEAASPGLVNSTAYRQLVSKNGAAMKQGDTVLIWGASGGLGSYATQFALNGGATPVCVVSSPEKAEIVRSMGAELVIDRSAEGYKFWKDEHEQDPREWKRLGSKIRELTGGDDPDIVFEHPGRETFGASVYVARKGGTIVTCASTSGYMHQYDNRYLWMNLKNILSSHFANYREAWEANRLIDKGMVHPTVSKVYSLDETGQAALDVHRNAHQGKVGVLCLSPEEGLGVRNDEKRAKHLTEINRFRGI from the coding sequence GTGCAGCACATTCTCGACGCGATCATGGCGGGAGACACCTCGAGCGAGGACTTCGCGAACATCGCCATCCCGGAGACCTACCGGGGTGTCACCGTCCACAAGGACGAGACCGACATGTTCGAGGGGCTGGCCACCCGCGACAAGGACCCTCGCAAGAGCCTGCACCTCGACGACGTACCAGTCCCAGAGCTGGCGCCGGGTGAGGCCCTGGTCGCGGTGATGGCGAGCTCGATCAACTACAACACCGTCTGGACCTCGATCTTCGAGCCGGTCTCGACCTTCGGGTTCCTCGAGCGGTACGGGCGCCTCTCCGAGTACACGAAGCGCCACGACCTCCCCTACCACGTGGTCGGCTCCGACCTCGCCGGCGTCGTCCTTCGCACCGGTCCCGGTGTCAACGCCTGGAAGGCAGGGCAGGAGGTCGTCGCCCACTGCCTGTCGGTCGAGCTCGAGAGCCCCGACGGCCACAACGACACGATGATGGACCCCGAGCAGCGCATCTGGGGCTTCGAGACCAACTTCGGTGGCCTCGCGGAGCTGGCGATCGTCAAGGCGAACCAGCTGATGCCCAAGCCCGACCACCTCTCGTGGGAGGAGGCCGCCAGCCCCGGCCTGGTGAACTCCACCGCGTACCGCCAGCTGGTCTCCAAGAACGGCGCGGCGATGAAGCAGGGCGACACCGTCCTGATCTGGGGAGCCTCGGGCGGCCTCGGGTCGTACGCCACGCAGTTCGCGCTCAACGGAGGCGCGACGCCGGTGTGCGTCGTCTCCTCGCCCGAGAAGGCCGAGATCGTACGCTCGATGGGAGCCGAGCTGGTCATCGACCGCTCGGCCGAGGGCTACAAGTTCTGGAAGGACGAGCACGAGCAGGATCCGCGCGAGTGGAAGCGCCTCGGCTCCAAGATCCGCGAGCTCACCGGTGGCGACGATCCCGACATCGTGTTCGAGCACCCGGGTCGCGAGACGTTCGGCGCCAGCGTCTACGTCGCACGCAAGGGCGGCACCATCGTCACCTGCGCGTCGACGTCGGGTTACATGCACCAGTACGACAACCGCTACCTCTGGATGAACCTCAAGAACATCCTGAGCTCGCACTTCGCGAACTACCGCGAGGCGTGGGAGGCCAACCGCCTCATCGACAAGGGCATGGTCCACCCGACCGTCTCCAAGGTCTACAGCCTCGACGAGACCGGCCAGGCCGCCCTCGACGTGCACCGGAACGCCCACCAGGGCAAGGTCGGTGTGCTCTGCCTCTCGCCCGAGGAGGGCCTCGGCGTGCGCAACGACGAGAAGCGTGCGAAGCACCTGACGGAGATCAACCGTTTTCGCGGCATCTGA
- the mce gene encoding methylmalonyl-CoA epimerase: MVPDHLLIAIDHVGIAVPDLDEALEFYANVFGLHSVHEEINEEQGVREAMLAVGETDQRIQLLAPLSDQSTIAKFLTRNGPGIQQLAYRVSDLDAVSDVLRSRGMRLLYDQPKRGTSDSRVNFVHPKDAGGVLVELVEPAADTTH, translated from the coding sequence ATGGTTCCCGATCATCTGCTCATCGCCATCGACCACGTCGGCATCGCGGTGCCCGACCTCGACGAGGCGCTCGAGTTCTACGCCAACGTCTTCGGCCTGCACTCGGTGCACGAGGAGATCAACGAGGAGCAGGGGGTCCGCGAGGCGATGCTCGCCGTCGGCGAGACCGACCAGCGCATCCAGCTCCTCGCACCGCTCTCGGACCAGTCGACGATCGCGAAGTTCCTCACCCGCAACGGCCCGGGCATCCAGCAGCTCGCCTACCGCGTGAGCGACCTCGACGCTGTGAGTGACGTGCTCCGCAGCCGCGGCATGCGTCTCCTGTACGACCAGCCGAAGCGCGGCACGTCCGACAGCCGGGTCAACTTCGTGCACCCCAAGGACGCCGGCGGGGTGCTGGTGGAGCTCGTCGAGCCCGCCGCCGACACCACGCACTGA
- the meaB gene encoding methylmalonyl Co-A mutase-associated GTPase MeaB — translation MARRTVAVDELVTRAVDGDPRAVARLISLVEDASALLPEVSAALAPHLGRAQVIGLTGSPGVGKSTTTGALVASLRAQGRKVGVLAVDPTSPFSGGALLGDRIRMQDHAGDPGVIIRSMATRGHLGGLAWAAPQALRVLDAAGCDVILVETVGVGQSEVEISRLADTTVVLLAPGMGDGIQAAKAGILEIADVYVVNKADRDGASQVRRELRGMLSLTQRPDGGWKPPIVLTVAYREEGIDEVVAALDAHLGHLRESGELGRRRLRRTRDEIETVATTELRQRFEALHGDRRLDALAADVVAGRSDPFAAARALLGEV, via the coding sequence ATGGCACGTCGTACGGTCGCCGTCGACGAGCTCGTGACCCGAGCCGTCGACGGCGACCCCCGCGCGGTGGCACGCCTGATCTCGCTGGTCGAGGACGCGTCAGCGCTCCTGCCGGAGGTCAGCGCCGCGCTCGCCCCGCACCTCGGTCGCGCCCAGGTCATCGGGCTCACCGGCTCGCCCGGCGTCGGCAAGTCGACGACGACCGGAGCGCTGGTCGCATCACTGCGAGCACAGGGTCGCAAGGTCGGCGTGCTGGCGGTGGACCCGACGTCGCCGTTCTCCGGCGGGGCGCTGCTCGGTGACCGCATCCGGATGCAGGACCATGCGGGCGACCCCGGCGTGATCATCCGGTCGATGGCCACGCGCGGGCACCTCGGCGGACTCGCCTGGGCGGCGCCGCAGGCTCTGCGCGTCCTCGACGCCGCCGGGTGCGACGTGATCCTGGTGGAGACCGTGGGAGTCGGGCAGTCCGAGGTCGAGATCTCGCGGCTCGCCGACACGACGGTCGTCCTCCTCGCGCCGGGGATGGGCGACGGCATCCAGGCGGCGAAGGCGGGCATCCTCGAGATCGCCGACGTCTACGTCGTCAACAAGGCCGACCGCGACGGCGCGAGCCAGGTGCGCCGCGAGCTCCGCGGCATGCTCTCTCTCACCCAGCGCCCGGACGGCGGATGGAAGCCGCCGATCGTCCTCACCGTCGCGTACCGGGAGGAGGGCATCGACGAGGTGGTCGCCGCCCTCGACGCGCACCTGGGGCACCTGCGCGAGTCCGGAGAGCTCGGGCGTCGCCGGCTGCGGCGGACCCGCGACGAGATCGAGACGGTGGCGACGACCGAGCTCCGGCAACGGTTCGAGGCGCTGCACGGCGACCGGCGGCTCGACGCGCTCGCTGCGGATGTCGTGGCCGGTCGCAGCGATCCCTTCGCCGCCGCGCGCGCCCTGCTCGGGGAGGTCTGA
- a CDS encoding PH domain-containing protein codes for MLRQALRVVPDRNIGKHLLLDDGERVKDVVRHHWVSFVGPYAIVAGGALLIVLFPVMPIDAAGFLALVGIAVIGYGMFRAAERHLDVFVITNHRVLKIRGVFEVKVATMPMARILDITVERTVLGRILGYGHFVFESAAQAQGLRDIRFIPDPLERDRTIQRALVAAGLRGPAPR; via the coding sequence GTGCTGCGTCAGGCCTTGCGCGTCGTGCCGGACCGCAACATCGGCAAGCACCTGCTCCTCGACGACGGCGAGCGCGTCAAGGACGTCGTGCGCCACCACTGGGTCTCTTTCGTCGGCCCGTACGCGATCGTGGCGGGTGGCGCGCTGCTGATCGTGCTGTTCCCGGTCATGCCGATCGATGCCGCGGGGTTCCTCGCGCTCGTCGGCATCGCCGTGATCGGGTACGGCATGTTCCGTGCCGCAGAACGGCACCTCGACGTCTTCGTGATCACCAACCACCGCGTGCTCAAGATCCGCGGTGTCTTCGAGGTGAAGGTCGCGACGATGCCGATGGCCCGAATCCTCGACATCACCGTCGAGCGCACGGTGCTCGGCCGGATCCTCGGCTACGGCCACTTCGTGTTCGAGTCCGCGGCGCAGGCTCAGGGACTGCGCGACATCCGGTTCATCCCGGACCCGCTCGAGCGCGACCGTACGATCCAGCGCGCGCTCGTCGCGGCCGGCCTCCGCGGCCCCGCACCGCGCTGA
- a CDS encoding LamB/YcsF family protein, translating to MNQIDLNSDVGESFGRWELGDDAAILRLVTSANVACGFHAGDPRTLRRTCELAAAGAVTVGAQVGYRDLAGFGRRFIDVDPVELADDVVYQVGGLDGVARVAGTGVRYVKPHGALYHATVHHDGQARAVAEAVRAYDPSLPLLGLPGSRLLAWGERLGLRTVREAFADRAYTRSGELVPRTQSGSVLHDAAHVAERVLRMVTEGAVEAIDGTDVRITAESVCVHGDTPGAVTMARRVREVLEAAGVTLGAFV from the coding sequence GTGAACCAGATCGATCTCAACAGCGACGTCGGTGAGTCGTTCGGACGCTGGGAGCTGGGAGACGACGCTGCGATCCTCCGGCTCGTCACCAGCGCCAACGTCGCGTGCGGGTTCCATGCAGGAGATCCGCGGACGCTGCGGCGTACGTGCGAGCTGGCCGCCGCGGGCGCGGTCACCGTGGGTGCGCAGGTCGGCTACCGCGACCTCGCGGGCTTCGGACGCCGGTTCATCGACGTGGACCCGGTCGAGCTGGCCGACGACGTGGTCTACCAGGTGGGTGGGCTCGACGGCGTCGCGCGGGTCGCCGGGACCGGCGTCCGCTACGTCAAGCCGCACGGCGCTCTCTACCACGCCACCGTGCACCACGACGGGCAGGCGCGAGCCGTCGCCGAGGCCGTCCGGGCGTACGACCCGTCGCTCCCGTTGCTCGGTCTGCCGGGCTCGCGGCTGCTGGCGTGGGGCGAGCGCCTGGGGTTGCGAACGGTCCGGGAGGCGTTCGCGGACCGCGCCTACACGCGGTCGGGGGAGCTGGTGCCGCGTACGCAGTCGGGCAGCGTCCTGCACGACGCCGCGCACGTCGCGGAGCGCGTTCTCCGGATGGTCACCGAAGGAGCGGTGGAGGCGATCGACGGGACCGACGTCCGCATCACGGCAGAGTCCGTCTGTGTGCACGGCGACACTCCGGGTGCCGTCACGATGGCCCGACGCGTCCGTGAGGTGCTCGAGGCCGCCGGGGTGACGCTCGGGGCGTTCGTGTGA